gcatatggtggtgacacgtgtgtgaaatattcaaacttgctcgctgtccgccattacacactgtggttgaacttcttgtatgccgaaccctgtcccttgctcgtaaagtaatgcaacttttggctagaacATCTCAAATCGCTCtcacagtagtgtgtttaccttattaggtgaattgtcttgcctaaaaatcattttatcaccttctcagtggttatgtagttcatttgtttaacgtgcgtgactttggaatttgaaaattgtcatcttacaattcacgcgctttataccTGGTGCAGTACTTTGCATCAATTTTGAACTTGACTCTTTACGAATTTACTTCAAAGTTGTGCAATGCAATTACGATACGACATaacttattttttattagtATGTATTCAATAGCTCTTTGCTGAATCGGACAGGTGAATTTACAGGTCCCTGTTTTTTTCCTAATAATCACAATCTGCATTTCAAATAAACAGCTTTCCATAAAATTTAGGTGCAGTAAAACCGGAACTGGGTGAATGAATTTGACTCTGTGTACAATATAGATGTGAAAATGTGAGCAATggtttaatatctatatatctatgatTATACAATGAATAATTGTACAATTCATTAAATTGgcataatatattaataaatgaacaAGGACATGTTGcagaaatacaataaatatttattagcATCTTTGTATGACCTCGTAAATAAAGAGATAATTACAGAAGTCACAATGTTTTACATCATCTATACCGTAGGAATACATAATGAAACCATCCTGTTCAGACTCACCTCCTCTACAAGGGATTCTCAAACACTCTCCTTACAAATATAAACTCGAActattaccgtattcgaccgaATAAGCGCCCCAACCGTATAAGTGTCTTTTTCAGGCCTCAATTTCGCTTACAATGACAAAATAGAGATTGAAACTGAAATCCGAAAAGATTTCTCGGTtcaatttcttttgcaaataaATTAATGGCTTACATactgtgcaataattttgtaaaatgttagATCAAATTTGGTCTTATTAAGCgctctttcatttttttaagatTCAATCGCCCTTATCGCATATAAGGACGAATGCAGTATAACATATacgtatacatatattaaatcatattgcACACAAAGTCACAAACTCTTTGCTGATTAGTCCGGATTCAGGTTGTCCTGACACAGAAGTGCCTCTACAATGTCCTCTGGCTGACACAGTTGTGTACTCCCTACAATCACCTGAAAgaagaaataatatttatcatcatattcaaaGTAATCGGTCTCTATTAGCATTATTATTTTAGCAAAAGGAGATAAAATATTGTTTCCTCTAAACGACGACATTATAAAACCTTCAAATAAAGAGAAGATTATATTAATTCTTACGCTAGtagttattttttatgaatttcaaaaatgaCATTGCAAAAGTTACAAGTTTTGTCTTACCCAAATCCTAATTACAAGTGTAATACAATCGTCACTCCATATAAGACGATACATtctactgtatatatcataatcATCTTCTAACATTTTACAATCACAATGAGCTAGTTTAATTTAGATCATCACTGTGACTATTTTCGCCATTCTACAAAATCTATTGGAAGCCATGTACCTGTGTGGAAGCCATGTACCTGTGTATCGTTGTTGTGAGAAGCCACGGTGTCCCTGATCAGTTTGGTCTCGGTAGCTGTCACACCTCCAACCACAAACACAACCAAAACATTGTTGTCACTCGGCTTTGGCTTCGCAACGGTCCGGAACAGACTggaaatttaaaagtttaaattcaACCTCTTCATGCATATTTTCATAATCTTTATATCAAAGAATTAAatcattatcatttataatcatcTAATTGTAAGTCAAAAGAAGATGCCTTAAGTTACTTTGAGGAGTgaatattattgtatttgataatttgaaaaaatgtatatatcaagATTATGTTtccaaattaaatatttgcACTCTATGAGAAATAAttcaatgtaaaacaatattcctatacatgtaatatggaaCGCGAAATCTAGCTGATTTTAGAAAATGTGTTTAGTCAAGTAGTCTTACCCAAATCCTGATTTTAACAGATCTGTAAATCCACTTGATATATATCCTATATCTTGAATGTCTCCTTTACTATTGTCAAATGCCAAATCCATCAGCTGTTTTAAGAATGGTTTACCTTTAGCAGGACTGAGAGTTGTGCTAGGATCTACCACAGAGCTAAAGAAAAGAACATATTAATACTAGGTGAACTGATTAACACATCGTACACTATAAGCATATTCTACAATGATGTTTTCATCAATAATAAAACTggattaaaaataattaacctGACTTGATGTTGAGATCAGAATGGAGTGAACAGGACAGGATAGATGTAATGGTATAGGAGGGACATAATATACCTTCCCAGTTCATAGTCACAACATGAAGATAAGTCGATGCGGTGAGGTATAAAATGAACTATGAAATGACATTatataaatcatgaaattacCGTTTTTGTCTGAGAGTTTGAAATCAGTCATTAaggaaaatgatgtatttttaaaacaaacataccTCAAATGTTTCAAATTTTGTCTAGCTGAGCTCATTGCATTTAGCTTATCAAACATATCGTCTATAATAGCAGACACTATTTCCTCGGTGACAGGATCTCCCACTGACAAAGgaaagtatattttatataaatatgtagcTAATTCTTGTTTTCTGCATGACAGGAGATACATTTACAATGGCTTcaaatttacatattatatgaGATATTTCAGTCGACAATTCATATTCATATGACATTGTTCATTAACATTTACTAaatgaacagtcgggcaaggatggctaaagtcggtaaaaatggtgtgaatgtatccaatataatttcttatgaaatggaaaaataaaatctctcgtcaaaatctgtctgcgtacgaagaaattaatttaaagtatggaaattctaaaacgtcctcccggctcactatgtccgtggttacatttccacgcagcctcgctttcaatgctttcaacttttctttactttaatggtcagaactgggaaagtaagcagaacttgaccgtcgtattaatatgtgagaacttttggaaggccaatgaacgcatttagactggttttctttgcccgactattcactttaacaattactaaatgaatattttcaacacattaatatgactgtacatgtacaatatatattcatatcaataaataataatatctattgttttggtaaaaaaatatttatatattaaattgcACATATTTTAAGAAGATATAAAATAAACcaggtacatgtaaatgattaatCATGTTCTTCTtagttttcttttaatttccATGGTTTGAAAACATTCATAATGACTTTCTATGCCGCAATTGTAAGCTTAAAAGTTCAGAGGCCTGAACATATTTCACAATCATAGCAACATGTAGTCCCTTGGCTGCATTCATTTCAACATGATCACaatgtttatattacatattaaataaatcattctaagctaataaacaaaacatcactTACCTAACATCTTTGTAATTTTTGGAAGATAATTCTTTCCTTGCACGATTTTCTGCACCAATATTTTCTATTAGATTAAAAAGAACAAGAATATTGATAAGTCAAAATCAAAATCAGAAATTAAGAGATTAATGTGATGTAGGTTTTcgtaatttttcatattttgacctcaaaacattttttaaaacctgttactttatatactgcctttttcatttctttaatcATTCCCCAATTGTTGTATTTCTAATACTATtttgaatacaaaatgtatgctTGACactatgtatgtataattgtgtatttataataattttttatgttaaaaaatagGTTTTGCCAATAActaattacaaatgtaattcCCTCCCCTGAGAAAAATCTGAAACCCCAGGGCCATATAATTCACGATTTAGATTGGATTTATGCATTTGACAGAAAAtgtgtgcaaaatttcattgaatttgcttcagcagttttggagaaatagtaaaaatagaaataaaattgttaaCAGACTAACGTTAATGATGGACGACGCATGGCGACAGACAAAAGACGTTCATATTAGGTCTATAATTACCTTGATGGTATCCTCCTCCTCGCTGTATCTAACGTCCACCCCTAACAGGgagtaaacatacacaatctgTGTAAGGACACTATCCAGGGTCTGACACCTGTTTACAACAAACAAATCTTTATCTGACCATTGTTACATATAGcagtatttcaaagtttttctatttttattattatagcCACATAAAACTATAAAGTAATACTAAATGCTCCTTAGAAATATAAATCCTTTGTATCACAATAAGTTCCATAAAAGTTTTTGACTTCTTTAAAAATCTGTTGGCTTTTAATATCATCTTGATATAAAGTGCCTTATACACAACTATATATTAGTCTCTTGAACTATAATATAAGAATATTACAGATCAAAGAAATAATACCATAgtacaataaaacaatgttaTAGTGAACCTTTAGGGATCAACAAATGCACTTCTCCATAAACATAGCTTATTATAGACATGTATTACAGATACCTTAAAGAAACGTAGATAGGGAATGGTAGTTATTGCATTACAATTACATATTTGTTCTAAGCATTTTCTTTATAAACATCTTTTACTGTATACCGGATCCACACATGTGACGTACATTTCCTCCAGGGGTTTGTCCTGAGAAGCCTCCATATTCCTCAGCAGAACAGATAATGGTCCCTGTCCCTCCTCACTCCCAACACTCTGTAGCATTAACTTCTCCGACGATCCCAATAACTCATACTCTTTATTTTGAGAACTCTTCAGACACTGAcaggttgccatggcaacttgAACAGTTTCTAAGTGATTTGAGATTGCTTTATAGTTTCCTCTGCAagaaaaagaatataaaaatacattctGGTTAACaattcatttaaaatgtattgaagttaatacaaaaatgaattgaaaatgaataatattcTAACTGAAATTTATCTTTTTAAGTTCAAatggatatatacatgtaggcctacacaTCTTAAAGAGAAATACATTTGTATCCTAGCAAATCAAACTagcattatataaatgtaagttGGACATTAATATCATCTAAAAGTGCTATCaatattaaattacattttaatatcatgatACATTATTATTTAATACTTGTACTTGATCCTTACTTAAATAGCTTTAATGTATTATCAAGCTGTTCTGCTGTGACACGGCCAGGTTTGCCTGATAATTTGACGGGTAGTTTTTCTGTTGAGGCAGCTTCAACAATTGACCTATTGACCTCCATGAGTCCCTCCTGTAAGTGTAACACAGGTACAGTAAGTTATAGCCATACTCTCGAAAACATGTCATAGGAAAGAAGACAGTAGAGTTATGTTTTCTAAATTAAGACAAAAGCAAGTCAATGGATCACAATTCTATTGTCTTTCTGTCTTGTAAATAATCATGTGATTGTAAGTTTCACTTTTGTCTTATTTTTGAGCTAGAAATGACTGAGAGAATTCAATCAAAACAGCAAGCATATACATAGTGTTGATACATAGTGAAAAAATAGTGTCCTTAGCAACCACctatgtataaagaccacctgcttaataagaccaatttgaatttcaagatcccaaaatgaccatttcaacacaattcaacatAAAGACCATTTTCTTCTGTCCCTTAgatggtcgttatagacagttTGCTTTACCCACAGTCACATGACAAATTTGCATACTTACCTTTACTTTAGATTTTAGAAGTGGTAGAAGATGTGACTGAGTTGTCTGCCCTTTACTGCCTGCAAGACTCCCAGGTGCTATAATTTCCTTAGATTCACTACAACAATAGGAACAGATATACATGGTAACAGCAGATCTAAAATAAGTTATGCATACTGTTCGagattcattttgtattttgtgcATAACtacacataaaaaaattaaaatactatTAAGTAAACCATACAAATACAAGTATTTCTCTATATCTAATAGTTATGTATACTTATAAAACTTAAGACCATGCACAATTTCAGAGCTGAAGGAAGACTATCTTATTGTGCCCTACCAATGAAGGCTCCAATTCATGATCTGTGGCACCATATCATATatgttgcatttttttttatcaaaactgaTTTAGATAAATTAGTTTCAAATAGTTATACAGTGACACATGTACTCTTAAACTAAATTTTTTTAGAAATCTTCATATTAAGTAAAGTCCAGTTAAATGGGAGAAAATACAAACTAATCTTAATCAAATTTATCAATTGAATCAAACCTACCTGTTGACCCTACACAAAGGTGTCATGTCCACTTTAATATCATTGTGATGTCCAGATAAACGAGGTAAGGTGCTGGTCAGTTTGTCCATCAACACCTCAGACTGGTGCTGACATGGTGTCATTAAGTCCATGTGACGGTCAACCAACAACAAGGAAACCTTAGATTGTGCTGACTGAAATAAGTAATATTATAACTCCTATTTAATGTGAAAACATCAAACTCTTGCtaaaagttttttatttttattttttattttctcagTCACTGCAAAGATTGATTTTAAGCCTAGTGGTGCTATACCTGCCTTTTGATGTTCTACTGCGCATGGTTGACTTTACTACTTAACGCAATTTTTGGAGAAAGATATTTGTTTGCCAAATAGCAAAGATAAAATTCATACATAACTGTAGGGAAAATCGAAAATTggctacatataacatatctaTGTAAGTCTTTGAGCATATCTATGAAAAGGTTTGTCCTCAAAATAATAGCATCTAACACTTCACctgagtatgaaaaatattgtaTGGATCATTACATGTTTTGTTAACCAATTTTCACAATACCTTGCGTCTCAGTTTCGCTGGAGGATAACTAGCTAACTCTGTTGCCAAAATTTTACTGGTCTGACCAACAAAAAAGCAATCTTCCTGGACGTTAAGCTCGCCTAGCATGCTATCTATACTGCCAACCAGCATCTACAAACAATAAAGGCAGAAATTTCCACAATAAATTGTGATTTCACACAAACAAGCATCAAGAATTTGTCTGACACTGAATTGTACACATTAATAAATCCTACATTGATATCAATCTtaaataatatgtaataatttCAATTCATCCCAAGATTAATGATAATTGTTAGATTGCAAGCTGGATCATCAAGAAATTTCTATTTGCATCAttatggctttttttttttaaattgttcgtctatttaataaaaattatcTGTTTTccattatttacattaaaaaagtaTTAATATTGAAGATAGAAGTTGAACATACCTTGTACATAATTTGCAAAGACTTCGGCAGGTTAGCAGCTTCAACATCTTTTAAACTGGAAAAGTTcttgttatctccctttataagaatcaaaatggaaattaaataatttatatcaacaGTTTATTTAATAACCCTCACACATACGGGTGAGTTTTAATCAATTTGTATCCATGAGGTATTgcaattattcaaataaatgcctaagataatgatttttttccagCGAGGATGCATTTAATAGAAAACAAACTTTCAGAGTCTGAAGCTTGTGAGGGTATTGGATGGCAGGCTTTTATTTCAATAGACAATTTAATTGCTGCAGTGTTTTGGAAACTGAGTCTTAATTGATACAAATTTAAACTGTACAGTATTTCTTTATAATCTGGATATTTCACATTCCAAAGTGTTTAAACTAAATGATGTGACAAATTCAGTTGAAAGTGGAAAATTATTGACATAGAAAACAGCTGGTGGGAACATCTATTTGAGATTGGGTGTATATTGGAATTCATTCAACAAAACTATCATTTATGAATAAATCTTTTCTTTCatacatgttatttttcaaataattagaAAACAGTACATAAGAACCAATTAAGTCCTGTAACAAGGACTGTTTACAGGctatcaaaacaataaaaataaatattagtgAGACTTACCCTAGCAGACTTGTACTGAAGTGAGAGACGAGGAAGGTCTGAGGACATTAGCGGAAACAATCTGCTGAAAGATGGAGTTACAAAGAGGCCGGGACTCAGGCAGGTGGCAAACAGGGGCATGTGACATACTTCAGCTGTATAGTTCTAAAAAGTAAAACATGTGGCAGACTTCAGCTGTATAGTTCTAAAAAGTAAAGCATCTCCCTGATTTAAAGAGTACAtcttaaatgttttttttacacAGGTACTGCATGTATTTAACCCAATAAGTGCCTGGCCATGTCGCTAAaagtgcccctcccctttttgaggcctcatttcAATGGCCCAGGCATcagaccaaaactatcaaaactgtacaggtttgcaataatttcatcttattaagcaccttttcatttttttcattttctaaatgccctgggcgcttattgggttgaatatggtaatTGCATTACTGTAACATATAGGCTAGGAGTTGAGTGGGTGAC
This genomic window from Argopecten irradians isolate NY chromosome 4, Ai_NY, whole genome shotgun sequence contains:
- the LOC138321879 gene encoding sec1 family domain-containing protein 2-like, which produces MKSVHQSTLSLWQKICQKVNRAVVFADNAVAENLHWNGGLGLLLDAGAVNVKEFSSFESVDPTQKKALFIVSSILQEATSRVIQNIIEASKLQYAVVITTMSPSVHMFSRTGSFDGDENVIFERFEESMLEWMGNMNYTAEVCHMPLFATCLSPGLFVTPSFSRLFPLMSSDLPRLSLQYKSARGDNKNFSSLKDVEAANLPKSLQIMYKMLVGSIDSMLGELNVQEDCFFVGQTSKILATELASYPPAKLRRKSAQSKVSLLLVDRHMDLMTPCQHQSEVLMDKLTSTLPRLSGHHNDIKVDMTPLCRVNSESKEIIAPGSLAGSKGQTTQSHLLPLLKSKVKEGLMEVNRSIVEAASTEKLPVKLSGKPGRVTAEQLDNTLKLFKGNYKAISNHLETVQVAMATCQCLKSSQNKEYELLGSSEKLMLQSVGSEEGQGPLSVLLRNMEASQDKPLEEMCQTLDSVLTQIVYVYSLLGVDVRYSEEEDTIKKILVQKIVQGKNYLPKITKMLVGDPVTEEIVSAIIDDMFDKLNAMSSARQNLKHLSSVVDPSTTLSPAKGKPFLKQLMDLAFDNSKGDIQDIGYISSGFTDLLKSGFGLFRTVAKPKPSDNNVLVVFVVGGVTATETKLIRDTVASHNNDTQVIVGSTQLCQPEDIVEALLCQDNLNPD